The bacterium nucleotide sequence CCTCACGCTCCCGGCCGCCGCGAAAGTGCAGCTCGCCGCCGGCGCCGGCCACCACGCCCGCCTGCAGCTGAATCACCTCAGTCATGCTAGTGACCGGCAGATCCTGGATCGTTTCAGCATCTGTATACGAAGCGGTGCTGGTCAGATCTCGCTCCATCACCGGCCGCTCGGCCATGACGGTCACCTCCTGCCCTTGCAGCGTCTTGGCGGTCAATTGAGCGTTCTGAGTGGTGGTCCGATCGATATTGACTTTAGCCCCCTGGATCGTGAACCGCGCATATCCCATGAGAGAGATGACGAGGTCATAACTCCCGGGCGGAAGATTGATGATGGCATAATATCCGTCGGCATCCGTCACTGCGCCGAGAGAGGTGCCTGCCAGAACAACGTTAGCGCCAGGCAATCCTTCGCCCGTGCTGCGGTCGGTCACCCGGCCTGCAAGTTTGCCGGTGGTCCCGGTGAACGATCGGGTGCATAGCCCCAGCAACAGCAGTAGGAATACCCAACTCCGGCTATTTCGAGATGTCATGAACAGCCTCCAACGATAATCGAATTTTTAAAAAAGATCCCATAGAACGGTTCGAGCCGGTGCGCCGGTTTTCTCCAGCCAGGATCCCGGACCGGCATTCGATGTCGCTCACAGACGCAGCAGTCTAGCAGGCTGGCATTTTCGCGGCAGAACAAACGCCCTCATAGCGGGCTTTGCCCACCCTGATCGACAGGGTGGGCATCAGCCTGCCAATTACTTAATTCTGAGAGCGGTCGCACAGCATATTACTAACAGGAATCGCATACCGCTTATTTGATCAACATCATTTTCCGCACCATCCGGGTGGTTGGATCACTGAGCGCATAGAAATAGACGCCGGAGGCAACCGGAGCGCCGTGCTGATCCCTACCGTTCCAGACGACCTGGTGAGAACCGGCTGTACGAGTCTCATCGATCAGAGTCTGCACCAGCCGACCCTGAACGTCGAACACATTCAATCGCACTGGACCGGATTTGGTCAAAGTGAAGGTGATGGTCGTGGTCGGATTGAACGGATTAGGATAGTTCTGCATCAATGTAAACGACACCGGCGTGGCGGCCTCTGCCACTGGATGCGTTTCCACCTTGGTAGGCAGAGTGGGGACTTTGAATTCCCACACATAGGCGCCGGGGCGAACCGTGGTGGAACTGCCGCGGCGGTTGTTGTGGAACAGATCCGCCTTGCCGTCCTTATCGCCATCGCCCAACACCAGCTTCGGCCCAAGGATCGCCATCGTCGGATCCGCCAATCCCGCATCAATCGGGCTCTTGATGATCGTATAATACTTCCAGTGCGCCGGATTCGTGTAATCCGTACCCACAAACTCCGCATTCACCAACCGGCTCGGATTCGCCGTCTCTCCCAACCCCCAGTACAAATCCGGCAACCCATCCGCATCCACATCCCCCACCTGGATCTCACTGTTCGACAGACTCTTCTTCGGCTCCAACCCGATCGTCTCTTCCATCGTGTTCAACCGCCAAAAACGATCCTTCGCAAACAAATGCGCCGGATCCATCGGGTTCAGCTTCGCCACCCACAACGAATTCTGACCCTGCGCCCACGGCTCCAATAACCCAGGCGCCGGATAAATACCCACCATCTCCTTGATCCCATCCTTGTCCAAATCAACAAAATTAATCCCGTCCGTTCCGCCTACCCGCACACTGTCCGGCACCACCCGCGCATCCTCCGGCCCCCAGTAATACTCCGTCCACGCGTTCGGCCCCGTACAATCCAAATAGTACATCACCTGCTCCACCGTGTTCCGCTGCGGCAAAAACAACTCGTCATATCCGTCATTGTCCAGATCCTTCCCCTGGATCAACGCCACATTGTGCGCCGCCGTCTTCTTCTCAATCATATGCTCGATCCGGAACTGAACCTGACCAGGCACCAACGGCGGTATCACCTCCACAATGCCAAAATAATACTTTGGATCCCCCTTGTAATTCAAACCAAACTCCCCATGGCCATCCTTGTCCCAATCCCCTGCCCCATTATAGTACTCCATGTGATACACACTGTCCGCATTCGCAATCGGCACTTCATCCCAATCCACCGTCCACTCCATCGGCATCGGCCAAAACTCCGCCGAACCCGCCTGATGCTTGTACACCCGGATCGGCGGAATGTGATTCTCCTTCCCCTTCCCCGGCGTGCTGCGGATCAAAATCAACTCGTCCGCTCCATCTCCATCCAAATCCGTTCCCACCACCCCTCGGTCTCCGCTCGCATCATACAGGTTCTTGCCCGTCGCATCCACATAATCCGTAAACCAACGGTACTCCCAAACATTGTCCCCTGCATTCTCGTACACAAACGTCCGCGCCTTGTCATTGTCGTCAAACATGAACTCCAGATTCCCATCCCCGTCAAAATCATACCACGCCCCCGCACAATGTCCCCGCCGCGGCACCGGTATGTCCTCCTCCACTTCCCCACTGTCCGGACTCATCCACGCCTTCTGCCACTGCATATTGTCATTGTCCACGCCAGTGGGAACGGCATAGGCGGCCACAGCCAGAATTAAAACGGCGGTCCATCCAAAAAATAAAGTACGCCAACGCATGGGTTACCTCCTTATCGGTGAGGTGAAAAACTTGATATCGCGGCACAGTGCTCTGCCGGCAACTTTTTTAAAACAAGCGCGGTTTACAATGCATCACCTCCTTTTCTTATCAACCAGTCTCCCCGGAATTTATCTCATCACCTCCTTTACTGTGACTGCTGCGGGTAGATGCGGGTGATTCACCCATCGCTTTATAAAGAGATGCGGATCTTGTAATGTTTTTTAGCCTGCTCCAA carries:
- a CDS encoding T9SS type A sorting domain-containing protein; this translates as MRWRTLFFGWTAVLILAVAAYAVPTGVDNDNMQWQKAWMSPDSGEVEEDIPVPRRGHCAGAWYDFDGDGNLEFMFDDNDKARTFVYENAGDNVWEYRWFTDYVDATGKNLYDASGDRGVVGTDLDGDGADELILIRSTPGKGKENHIPPIRVYKHQAGSAEFWPMPMEWTVDWDEVPIANADSVYHMEYYNGAGDWDKDGHGEFGLNYKGDPKYYFGIVEVIPPLVPGQVQFRIEHMIEKKTAAHNVALIQGKDLDNDGYDELFLPQRNTVEQVMYYLDCTGPNAWTEYYWGPEDARVVPDSVRVGGTDGINFVDLDKDGIKEMVGIYPAPGLLEPWAQGQNSLWVAKLNPMDPAHLFAKDRFWRLNTMEETIGLEPKKSLSNSEIQVGDVDADGLPDLYWGLGETANPSRLVNAEFVGTDYTNPAHWKYYTIIKSPIDAGLADPTMAILGPKLVLGDGDKDGKADLFHNNRRGSSTTVRPGAYVWEFKVPTLPTKVETHPVAEAATPVSFTLMQNYPNPFNPTTTITFTLTKSGPVRLNVFDVQGRLVQTLIDETRTAGSHQVVWNGRDQHGAPVASGVYFYALSDPTTRMVRKMMLIK